The following nucleotide sequence is from Bradyrhizobium roseum.
TTCACCTTCTGGAAGGTGACGCCGGTCAGCTTGCCGTCGGTATGCTCGAACGCCACCGGCACCATGTAATTGAGGATCGGAATGTCCTCGTGGAGGGCGTCTTCCTTTTCCCAGGGGCTCGCCTTCATCTCCTCGAAGCCGGAGCGCACGACGACCTTGACGTCCTCGCCGCCGAGCCGGCGCGCGGTACGGCAGCAATCCATCGCGGTGTTGCCGCCGCCGAGCACGATGACGCGCTTGCCGATCTTCTCGACATGGCCGAACGAAACCGAGGCCAGCCATTCGATCCCGATATGGATATTGGCGGATGCTTCCTTGCGGCCGGGCATGTCGAGTTCGCGACCGCGCGGCGCGCCGGAGCCAATGAAGATCGCGTCATACTTCTCGTTGAGCAGCTTCTTCAGGCTGTCGACGCGATGGCCGCCCTTGAACTCAACGCCGAGGCCCAGGATGTAGCCGGTCTCCTCGTCGATCACGCTATCGGGCAAGCGGAATTTTGGAATCTGGCTGCGCATCATGCCGCCGGCCTTGGGATCGGCATCGAACACCGTGCAGTGATAGCCGAGCGGCGCGAGATCGCGTGCCACCGCAAGCGAAGCCGGACCGCCACCGACCAGCGCGATGCGCTTGCCGTTCTTTGCCAAAGGCTTCGGCATGCGGTGCTTGACGTCGTCCTTGAAGTCGGCGGCAACGCGCTTCAGGCGGCAGATGGCCACCGGTGTTTCCTCGACGCGCCCGCGACGGCACGCCGGCTCGCACGGACGATCGCAGGTGCGTCCCAGAATTCCGGGAAACACATTCGATTTCCAGTTGATCATATAGGCGTCGCTATAACGCCCCTCGGCGATCAGACGAATGTATTCGGGAACTGGCGTGTGTGCGGGGCAGGCCCATTGGCAATCGACAACTTTATGAAAGTAGTCCGGCGCCGAAATATCAGTCGGTTTCATTCCTACCTTGTCCGCGTCGGTTAACTGAAACGCGGCCTCATTTGCCTACGAACGCTGAGCGTTCTTGTGGTTTTTGAATTGGATCATAGGCTTATCTTATTAGAGCCATTCCAGACGCGGTACAAAGGCAAATTTGCGCGATCAGTAGCTCTCCATTGCATGAAGCTCGGACTGTTGCATTTCCGTGCGAATGCGGCGGTGCAGCATGTGCGCTGCAACTAGTTCGAGTGCGACAACGGCGCACATGTCGCGCGAATGCGATGATGTGCGCTCAGTTCGGCCGCAGATTGGCGCCTGTCGCGGCAAGGACTTGGCCGTCAAACGTCCGGTTGATTGGAGGCGCGCTCTTTATGGGTGCCGCTGTTGCGCTACGATGCGGCTCACAAATGACATGAACAGCGCAATTAAAAGTGATGTGAGATACTTCGGACCAGGTTCTCATCCGCCGCGGATATTCAGAAGAACATCGAAGGTGGATGTTGGCGGCGCGCTCGGGCCGATCACTGCCCAAGCCGGACGATCCTTTGCCGGGGCGACGTCGACTACTGGTTTAGCGGTCGCTGGTTAATAGCGCCTTCATCGGTATTTCGATGTGCTGCGCGGACAGTTGCGGCGCCACCGGGCTGGATTTGCGGTACCGACGATAAATGCTGTGGCCCTAGCCGCCGATATCGCTCTTCGCCAGATCCCACATCAGCCGGTACACGCCGTTTGAGACGATCAGCGGCTTCAGGGCGATGTTACCGCTGACACGTGGCATGGCCGCAGCCAACGCATCGACATCAGTCCCGTCGACCAGCACGAACCAGTCGCCCGCGCCGGGATTGGGCGCGGAGGGGTCATCGGTGATCGGCTTTGACAGCGCCGGATCGCTTTCGATCAGATGCATCGAGATGATGCCGTCAAGTTCCGCCGGATCGAGTAGCTCGCGCAGCGCCGTGCGCAGCCTGGTCTCGCCGCCGGCCGGGCGCAGCCTGACAATGCCGAGCGCGGCGCCGCGGCCGGTGCCGCGGCTGACCGTGATGCGTGCCACCGCGCGGATCATGTTCCGGAAGCGGGCGATGTTGGCCTTCGACCAGTCGGTCTGGTTCGAAAGCGCCGTACGATAGGCCGGGCTGTCCAGCACCTCGAAGGTCTCGGTCGAGTAGAGGCTGAGATATTTCGGGTTGCCGTCATGGGCGACATAACGGCGGGCTTCCAGGAAGCCAGCGATGGCGACGCGCTCCTCGAGATGTTCGCGGTCGTACCAGCGGTTGAATTCGGCTTCGTGCGCGGCGTCGATGTTCATCGACGTCAGCAGCATGCC
It contains:
- a CDS encoding FAD-dependent oxidoreductase yields the protein MKPTDISAPDYFHKVVDCQWACPAHTPVPEYIRLIAEGRYSDAYMINWKSNVFPGILGRTCDRPCEPACRRGRVEETPVAICRLKRVAADFKDDVKHRMPKPLAKNGKRIALVGGGPASLAVARDLAPLGYHCTVFDADPKAGGMMRSQIPKFRLPDSVIDEETGYILGLGVEFKGGHRVDSLKKLLNEKYDAIFIGSGAPRGRELDMPGRKEASANIHIGIEWLASVSFGHVEKIGKRVIVLGGGNTAMDCCRTARRLGGEDVKVVVRSGFEEMKASPWEKEDALHEDIPILNYMVPVAFEHTDGKLTGVTFQKVKAEYDAKGRRNLVPSGEPDQTIPCDDVLVAVGQENAFPWIERDCGIEFDKWNMPQVDAKTFVSTNPKVFFGGDAAFGPKNIIWAVAHGHDAALSIHKMLSGEDINERPLPEVNVSSQKMGIHEWSYDNDVSGDKRYKVPHRDKVIALKDIRTEVELGYDVKLALGEAQRCLNCDVQTVFSAPACIECDACVDICPMDCITFTENGEEEDLRQRLKAPAPHHDQALYVAEGLKTGRVMVKDEDVCLHCGLCAERCPTGAWDMQKYLIDMTHAGSTCQTKARSAA
- a CDS encoding DUF4286 family protein; the encoded protein is MPMAGKGMLLTSMNIDAAHEAEFNRWYDREHLEERVAIAGFLEARRYVAHDGNPKYLSLYSTETFEVLDSPAYRTALSNQTDWSKANIARFRNMIRAVARITVSRGTGRGAALGIVRLRPAGGETRLRTALRELLDPAELDGIISMHLIESDPALSKPITDDPSAPNPGAGDWFVLVDGTDVDALAAAMPRVSGNIALKPLIVSNGVYRLMWDLAKSDIGG